In Fluviicola taffensis DSM 16823, the following are encoded in one genomic region:
- the sufC gene encoding Fe-S cluster assembly ATPase SufC: MLKINNLHASIDGKEILKGLNLEVKAGEVHAIMGPNGAGKSTLANILAGREEYEITEGSVDFDGTDLLEMATEDRAREGLFLAFQYPVEIPGVSNVNFLRTALNEIKEYRGEPQISAKDFMALVKEKSAIVELDAKLASRSVNEGFSGGEKKRNEIFQMAMLDPKLAILDETDSGLDIDALRIVANGVNKLKSDKNATIVITHYQRLLDYIVPDFVHVLYNGQIVKSGPKELALELEEKGYDWIKAEFAQ, translated from the coding sequence ATGTTAAAGATAAATAATTTACACGCGTCGATTGACGGAAAAGAAATTCTAAAAGGTCTAAACCTAGAAGTGAAAGCTGGAGAAGTTCATGCTATCATGGGGCCAAATGGCGCAGGAAAAAGTACCTTGGCCAACATTTTAGCAGGTCGTGAAGAATACGAAATCACAGAAGGTTCAGTTGATTTTGATGGAACAGATTTACTTGAAATGGCTACAGAAGATCGTGCTAGAGAAGGTTTGTTTTTGGCTTTTCAATATCCAGTTGAAATTCCGGGTGTTTCTAACGTTAATTTCTTGCGTACAGCATTGAATGAAATTAAAGAATATAGAGGTGAACCACAAATCTCCGCGAAAGACTTCATGGCTTTGGTAAAAGAAAAATCAGCAATCGTTGAATTAGATGCAAAATTAGCTTCTCGCTCTGTAAACGAAGGTTTTTCTGGAGGTGAGAAGAAACGCAACGAGATATTTCAAATGGCGATGTTAGATCCCAAGTTGGCGATTCTAGACGAAACAGATTCTGGGTTGGACATTGATGCATTGCGAATTGTTGCAAACGGAGTGAACAAATTGAAATCTGATAAAAATGCAACGATCGTAATCACACACTATCAACGTTTATTAGACTATATCGTTCCTGATTTTGTTCATGTACTTTACAATGGTCAAATTGTAAAATCAGGTCCAAAAGAATTGGCACTTGAATTAGAAGAAAAAGGATACGACTGGATTAAAGCAGAATTTGCTCAATAA
- the sufB gene encoding Fe-S cluster assembly protein SufB, translating into MGYTENDLAKDLENSEYKFGFTTDIESDRAPIGLNEDIIRFISAKKEEPSWLLEYRLKCFHIWSEMTEPTWAHISYPKPNFQGISYYAAPKQTKKYESWDDVDPEMKATMAKLGISMEEQQRLTGVAVDFVMDSVSVATSFKAKLKELGIIFCSFSEAVQEHPELVKQYMGSVVPATDNFYAALNSAVFTDGSFCYIPKGVRCPMELSTYFRINEANTGQFERTLVIADEGSYVSYLEGCTAPQRDENQLHAAVVELVALNDAEIKYSTVQNWYPGDKNGQGGIFNFVTKRGICETNAKISWTQVETGSAVTWKYPSCILKGDNSIGEFYSVAVTNNYQQADTGTKMIHLGKNTKSTIISKGISAGKSHNSYRGLVQIHKNAHNARNFSQCDSLLMTDECGAHTFPYIECKNPTAKIEHEATTSKIGEDQIFYCLQRGISEEKAISLIVNGYCKEVLNQLPMEFAVEAQKLLTISLEGSVG; encoded by the coding sequence ATGGGTTATACTGAAAATGATTTAGCGAAAGATTTAGAAAATTCGGAATATAAATTCGGATTTACAACGGATATCGAGTCTGACAGAGCTCCTATTGGATTAAATGAAGACATTATTCGGTTTATTTCTGCTAAAAAAGAAGAACCAAGTTGGTTATTAGAATACCGATTAAAATGCTTTCATATTTGGTCGGAAATGACGGAACCTACATGGGCTCACATTTCTTATCCAAAACCCAATTTCCAAGGAATTTCTTATTACGCAGCTCCAAAACAGACTAAAAAGTACGAAAGTTGGGACGATGTAGATCCAGAGATGAAAGCAACCATGGCGAAATTGGGAATTTCAATGGAGGAACAGCAACGCTTAACTGGTGTTGCGGTAGATTTCGTAATGGATTCTGTTTCAGTAGCAACTAGCTTTAAAGCCAAATTGAAAGAATTGGGAATCATTTTCTGTTCTTTCTCAGAAGCTGTACAAGAACATCCTGAATTGGTAAAACAATACATGGGTTCAGTAGTTCCTGCAACAGATAATTTCTATGCAGCTTTGAATTCAGCTGTTTTTACAGATGGGTCTTTCTGCTACATACCCAAAGGGGTTCGTTGCCCCATGGAATTATCAACTTATTTCCGAATTAACGAAGCAAATACTGGACAATTCGAACGCACTTTAGTCATTGCGGATGAAGGTTCGTATGTTTCTTATTTGGAAGGTTGTACTGCGCCACAAAGAGATGAAAATCAATTACATGCCGCTGTTGTTGAATTAGTTGCATTGAACGATGCGGAAATTAAATATTCAACAGTACAAAACTGGTATCCTGGAGATAAAAACGGACAAGGGGGGATTTTCAACTTTGTAACGAAACGTGGAATTTGTGAAACGAATGCGAAGATTTCGTGGACTCAAGTTGAGACAGGTTCTGCTGTTACCTGGAAATATCCTTCGTGTATTTTGAAAGGGGATAACTCCATCGGTGAATTTTATTCTGTTGCGGTTACAAATAACTACCAACAAGCCGATACTGGAACGAAAATGATTCATTTAGGTAAAAACACCAAAAGCACGATTATTTCCAAAGGAATTTCTGCAGGTAAATCACACAATTCATACCGCGGATTGGTTCAGATCCATAAAAACGCACACAATGCCCGCAATTTCTCTCAATGTGATTCATTATTGATGACCGATGAGTGTGGAGCACATACATTTCCGTATATCGAATGTAAAAATCCAACTGCTAAAATCGAACATGAAGCAACAACCTCTAAAATTGGAGAAGATCAAATTTTCTATTGTTTACAACGCGGTATTTCGGAGGAAAAAGCGATTAGTTTGATTGTGAATGGATATTGTAAAGAAGTATTGAATCAGCTTCCAATGGAATTTGCTGTAGAAGCACAGAAATTATTGACGATTAGTTTAGAAGGATCGGTGGGATAG
- a CDS encoding T9SS C-terminal target domain-containing protein: protein MKLTTTLIALLSVISTANAQFPGCPSVDAGSDQTLTCNQPCATLNAVPFHAGATSTYVVGSIPHTPPIAYNQAGGTAVSVNTDDVWSPQIALPFNFCYYGQTYTTCKIGSNGSIKFGTYAPTSQPYEYPGNCPNLTLRAYGDVYGVLHDIDPSEDGTVNWYVLGAAPCRIFVVSFNNLAHFDCTNLHSTHMMVLYETTNVIDVYVNNKATCNSWEDGYAIVGIQNPAGTAGVAAPGRNATPAWTVTTPEAWRFTPNGAPIYTTQWFQGATSIGTGTSVNVCPTVATTYTAQVTYTACDGTVIVKTDDMIVTPDPATPSGNEIASTPSSCTGATGSVEVLGTGGAGGYQYSIDNGANWQSSGVFTNLAGGNYTILVQDANGCQGSISANVPLPTIIDLTIASTTNVSCNGDSNGSAVTAVSGGQAPLNYTLNGGSSQTSGTYSNLAAGSYTIQVTDVNGCTDSQPVTITEPAVVTLSFVSSTDASCSGNDGSLTVSGAGGTGVLHYSLNGGTSQTNATFANLAGGTYTVQVVDDNGCSASTSAIVDVINNLTALLIDDQDVSCNGLSDGTVQLGGTGTPAPYTYSLVGGTSQTSNTFTGLGAGTYNYVVTDGNNCRDTVSVTITEPTVISITTNTPLSTCIEGSVTMNAQAAGGAGGYVYTWSNSLPNGQANTVTPVATTTYIVTATDVNNCNSTAQIQVTVNPKPSINAGNDQTICLGSQIILSGAGGVSYSWSNSVPNNTSFTPNLGVSSLVVTGTDANGCTNTDTLIITVLPIPTAVLGANSPLSGHPGLVVQFTNASTNSNSYHYEYGNGSTFQTSNISLTPSSTYNTPGTYTVVLTASNGVCQDTAELQVIVFPYAPLSVVVPNIFTPNGDSNNDVFFVKLENATSIELIIVNRWGNFMAKISDINGSWDGKVNGNMSSEGVYFYKYTVNGLDGTTQTGHGDIQLIRD from the coding sequence ATGAAACTTACTACTACTCTGATAGCTTTACTATCAGTAATTTCAACAGCTAATGCTCAATTCCCTGGTTGTCCAAGTGTTGATGCGGGTTCAGATCAGACACTTACTTGCAATCAGCCCTGCGCTACATTAAATGCAGTGCCATTTCATGCAGGAGCAACGTCAACTTATGTTGTAGGATCTATTCCGCATACACCACCAATTGCTTACAATCAGGCTGGCGGTACTGCTGTTTCGGTAAATACAGATGATGTTTGGAGTCCGCAGATTGCATTACCATTTAATTTTTGCTATTATGGACAGACTTATACAACGTGTAAGATTGGTTCTAATGGATCCATTAAGTTTGGAACTTATGCTCCAACAAGTCAGCCTTATGAATATCCTGGGAATTGCCCAAATTTAACATTGAGAGCCTATGGTGATGTATACGGTGTGCTCCATGACATCGATCCTTCAGAAGATGGTACTGTTAATTGGTATGTTTTAGGAGCTGCACCTTGTCGAATTTTCGTTGTGTCTTTTAATAATTTGGCACATTTTGATTGTACTAATTTGCATAGCACTCACATGATGGTTTTGTATGAAACGACCAATGTGATTGATGTATATGTAAATAATAAAGCAACATGTAATAGTTGGGAAGATGGATATGCAATTGTTGGGATTCAAAATCCTGCAGGAACTGCAGGTGTGGCTGCGCCAGGTCGGAATGCTACACCAGCTTGGACGGTGACAACGCCTGAAGCATGGCGTTTTACTCCAAATGGAGCTCCAATTTATACTACTCAGTGGTTTCAAGGTGCGACAAGTATCGGAACTGGAACTAGTGTAAATGTCTGTCCAACTGTAGCGACTACATATACTGCACAAGTTACTTATACTGCTTGTGATGGAACTGTTATTGTCAAAACGGATGATATGATTGTGACTCCGGATCCCGCAACTCCATCAGGAAATGAGATTGCTTCAACACCTTCGTCTTGTACAGGAGCGACAGGTAGTGTTGAGGTACTAGGAACAGGTGGTGCAGGTGGATACCAATATTCAATTGATAATGGAGCAAATTGGCAGTCAAGTGGTGTATTTACTAATTTGGCAGGAGGAAATTATACGATTTTAGTGCAAGACGCAAATGGTTGTCAAGGAAGTATTTCTGCAAATGTTCCTTTACCTACTATTATTGATTTAACAATTGCGAGCACTACAAATGTATCTTGTAATGGTGATTCAAATGGTTCTGCTGTGACTGCTGTTTCTGGAGGACAAGCCCCACTTAATTATACCTTGAATGGAGGCTCTAGCCAAACAAGTGGAACGTATTCAAATTTAGCTGCAGGATCATATACCATTCAAGTAACAGATGTAAATGGATGCACGGATTCGCAACCAGTTACGATTACTGAGCCTGCTGTCGTTACCTTATCTTTTGTTTCGTCAACGGATGCAAGCTGTTCTGGAAATGATGGAAGTTTAACTGTTTCTGGAGCAGGTGGAACTGGAGTTTTACATTATTCGTTGAATGGAGGAACTTCTCAAACAAATGCTACTTTTGCTAACCTAGCTGGAGGAACATATACCGTTCAAGTTGTTGATGATAATGGGTGTTCTGCTTCTACCTCCGCAATCGTGGATGTTATTAATAATCTAACAGCACTTTTAATTGATGATCAAGATGTTTCATGTAACGGATTGAGTGATGGAACGGTTCAGTTAGGAGGAACAGGAACACCAGCACCATATACGTATTCTTTGGTTGGGGGAACTTCTCAAACATCCAATACATTTACTGGTTTAGGAGCTGGCACATATAATTACGTGGTAACAGATGGAAATAACTGCCGTGATACAGTTTCTGTTACAATAACAGAACCAACTGTAATTAGCATAACTACAAATACTCCTTTGTCAACATGTATTGAGGGATCTGTTACTATGAATGCTCAAGCAGCTGGCGGAGCTGGTGGTTATGTGTATACATGGAGTAATTCCTTACCGAATGGACAAGCAAATACAGTTACTCCAGTAGCAACTACCACTTATATTGTAACTGCGACAGATGTAAATAACTGTAATTCAACTGCTCAAATTCAAGTAACGGTTAATCCTAAACCATCAATTAATGCTGGAAATGATCAAACAATCTGCTTGGGAAGCCAAATCATATTAAGTGGGGCAGGAGGGGTTTCCTATTCTTGGTCTAATTCAGTACCAAACAATACGAGCTTCACGCCGAATTTAGGAGTGAGTTCATTAGTAGTGACTGGAACAGATGCAAATGGATGTACTAATACAGATACTTTAATAATTACAGTTCTTCCAATTCCAACGGCAGTGTTAGGAGCGAATTCACCATTGTCAGGACATCCTGGGTTGGTTGTTCAATTCACGAATGCAAGTACGAACTCAAATTCATATCATTACGAATATGGAAATGGTTCAACTTTTCAAACGTCAAATATCTCATTGACCCCAAGTTCAACTTATAATACACCCGGAACGTATACGGTAGTTCTTACAGCAAGTAATGGAGTTTGTCAAGACACTGCAGAATTGCAAGTCATAGTTTTCCCTTATGCACCTTTAAGTGTTGTTGTTCCAAATATATTTACACCAAATGGAGATTCAAACAATGATGTGTTCTTCGTGAAATTGGAGAATGCAACTTCTATAGAATTAATCATTGTAAATAGATGGGGGAATTTTATGGCAAAAATTTCAGATATCAATGGCTCATGGGATGGAAAGGTGAATGGAAATATGTCCTCTGAAGGTGTTTACTTCTATAAGTATACGGTAAATGGTTTAGATGGAACTACACAAACTGGACATGGGGATATTCAATTGATTAGAGATTAA
- a CDS encoding collagen-like protein, whose amino-acid sequence MQQKHKLIAVFAFVFGLNATYAQNNVGIGTPTPNANAILEMQSTNQGVLVPRMTTVQRNAIAVPTEGLLVYDIDVNCFFFYESTSLSWQNLCSGGAAGPQGPAGPTGATGPQGPAGTPGATGPAGATGPAGANGIDGAMGPQGPAGPQGSPGVAGPAGANGTNGVDGAVGATGPQGPAGPAGANGVDGAVGATGPQGPAGPTANVTSISMGADNTMTSTAYTNVPGMSITFTPTTGTALIIYTASGFGYTASNSLVEFRVLVNGVAVGGTSEKVGVYNSWDGYSTTSWSVGYSKNVPVNANASNTVVVQYRCSAINGTAGVGIYPVTQTGQHATLSAIAQ is encoded by the coding sequence ATGCAACAAAAACACAAACTAATTGCTGTCTTTGCTTTCGTCTTTGGATTGAATGCGACTTATGCACAAAATAATGTAGGAATTGGAACTCCTACTCCAAATGCAAATGCAATTTTGGAAATGCAATCGACCAACCAAGGGGTTTTAGTACCGCGAATGACAACCGTTCAACGGAATGCTATAGCAGTGCCTACGGAAGGATTACTTGTTTATGATATTGATGTAAATTGCTTTTTCTTTTATGAAAGCACATCACTATCTTGGCAAAATTTATGCAGTGGTGGTGCGGCAGGTCCTCAAGGTCCAGCGGGTCCAACAGGAGCTACTGGTCCTCAAGGTCCAGCAGGAACCCCTGGAGCTACTGGTCCGGCGGGTGCAACAGGTCCTGCTGGAGCAAATGGAATAGATGGAGCAATGGGTCCTCAAGGTCCAGCAGGCCCTCAAGGTTCTCCAGGTGTAGCAGGTCCAGCGGGAGCTAATGGAACAAATGGTGTTGATGGCGCGGTAGGAGCAACAGGCCCTCAAGGCCCAGCAGGCCCAGCGGGAGCAAATGGTGTTGATGGTGCAGTAGGAGCAACGGGTCCTCAAGGTCCAGCGGGTCCAACTGCAAATGTGACTTCAATTTCAATGGGTGCAGATAATACAATGACCTCAACAGCTTATACAAATGTTCCCGGAATGAGTATTACATTTACTCCGACAACAGGAACAGCGCTTATCATTTACACGGCGTCAGGATTTGGTTATACTGCTTCTAATTCATTGGTAGAGTTTCGCGTATTGGTAAATGGAGTTGCGGTTGGAGGTACTTCTGAAAAGGTAGGCGTATATAATTCTTGGGATGGGTACTCAACAACATCATGGAGTGTAGGATACAGCAAAAATGTTCCTGTAAATGCAAATGCATCCAATACCGTTGTTGTTCAATACAGATGTTCTGCGATTAATGGTACAGCTGGGGTAGGGATTTATCCAGTAACACAAACGGGACAGCATGCAACACTTTCAGCAATCGCTCAATAA
- a CDS encoding HesB/IscA family protein, with translation MITVTEQAKKQAIRLMEDDGKAGYFIRVGVEGGGCSGLMYQLTFDNQEKADDKTFEDNGIKVVVDKKSFLYLVGTTLDFSGGLNGKGFIFSNPNAGRTCGCGESFSL, from the coding sequence ATGATTACAGTTACAGAACAAGCAAAAAAACAAGCAATCCGCTTGATGGAAGACGACGGCAAAGCAGGGTATTTTATTCGCGTTGGAGTTGAAGGTGGAGGTTGCTCCGGATTGATGTACCAACTTACATTTGATAATCAAGAAAAGGCAGACGACAAGACTTTTGAAGACAACGGAATTAAAGTTGTTGTTGATAAAAAAAGCTTTTTATACCTCGTAGGAACAACCTTAGATTTTTCGGGTGGTTTGAACGGAAAAGGATTTATTTTTTCCAATCCAAATGCAGGAAGAACCTGTGGCTGTGGAGAATCTTTTTCATTATAA
- the sufD gene encoding Fe-S cluster assembly protein SufD, with protein sequence MQTIEKESAASVNWQLKGNFLLNATLRQKALEILEQTAFPTTRTEAWKYTRVAKIKNSTLSVQENPITVNGYFGLEENSIQYVFVNGHFSAELSSKSFPDGVKILPLSQMDEAEVLVLGRNVGLDGEIFSSINTAYVTDGLYVHVSAKMQIEPTIEIIQINTGKNILTNLRHVLVAEAFSKVQLIQRSLSVNGTENFTNVISEIHVGKNAYVTIDKLQEEDESCSQISTELVNQHQDSNFTINTVTLNGALVRNNLTIEVDGQNCETHLNGAYILNGNQHVDNHTIVDHKVANCESFELYKGVIDGKATAVFNGKVYVRKDAQKINAFQSNGNVLLSNDATVNSKPELEIYADDVKCSHGSTTGQLDEEAVFYLRARGLSEASARQLMVGAFIEDVIQKIENQAVTNRIHTILKERFNWVIE encoded by the coding sequence ATGCAAACCATTGAAAAAGAATCGGCAGCAAGTGTGAATTGGCAATTAAAAGGCAACTTTTTATTAAATGCCACATTGCGTCAAAAAGCACTTGAGATTTTAGAGCAAACGGCTTTTCCAACAACTAGAACAGAGGCTTGGAAATATACGCGTGTCGCAAAAATTAAAAACAGCACACTTTCCGTTCAGGAAAATCCAATAACTGTAAACGGGTATTTTGGTTTAGAAGAAAATTCGATTCAATATGTATTCGTTAACGGACATTTTTCAGCTGAATTATCCTCCAAATCATTTCCTGATGGAGTAAAAATTCTTCCACTTTCTCAAATGGATGAGGCGGAAGTACTTGTTTTGGGTAGAAATGTTGGATTGGACGGAGAAATTTTTTCTTCCATAAACACGGCTTATGTAACGGACGGATTGTATGTTCACGTATCTGCTAAAATGCAAATTGAGCCAACTATTGAAATCATTCAGATTAATACAGGAAAGAATATTTTGACAAATTTGCGGCATGTATTGGTTGCAGAAGCATTTTCAAAAGTTCAATTGATTCAACGATCTCTTTCTGTAAATGGAACAGAGAATTTCACCAACGTTATTTCTGAAATTCATGTGGGCAAAAACGCATATGTAACGATCGATAAATTACAAGAAGAGGATGAATCTTGTTCTCAAATTTCTACAGAATTAGTCAATCAGCATCAAGATTCTAATTTCACAATCAATACAGTGACACTGAATGGAGCTTTGGTTCGTAACAACTTGACTATTGAAGTAGACGGCCAAAACTGTGAAACACATTTGAACGGAGCATACATTTTGAACGGAAATCAACATGTGGATAATCATACAATTGTAGATCACAAAGTCGCAAACTGTGAATCCTTCGAATTATACAAAGGTGTGATTGATGGAAAAGCAACAGCTGTATTCAATGGAAAGGTCTATGTTCGGAAAGACGCACAAAAAATCAATGCTTTCCAGTCAAACGGAAATGTTTTATTAAGCAATGATGCAACAGTCAACAGCAAACCAGAATTGGAAATTTATGCCGACGATGTAAAATGCTCTCACGGATCAACAACTGGTCAATTAGACGAAGAAGCTGTTTTCTATTTACGTGCAAGAGGTCTAAGTGAAGCAAGTGCTCGTCAATTGATGGTTGGGGCATTCATTGAAGATGTCATTCAAAAAATAGAAAACCAAGCGGTGACAAACCGCATTCATACAATATTGAAAGAACGATTCAATTGGGTAATTGAATAA